A stretch of the Leucoraja erinacea ecotype New England chromosome 40, Leri_hhj_1, whole genome shotgun sequence genome encodes the following:
- the LOC129714753 gene encoding bridging integrator 2-like isoform X3, whose translation MHETSKRLSLTLQEVYECEWDGQQDLHPIIENNDLLWADYEEKLSDQAMRTLETYLSQFPAFKKRIAKRGRKLVDYDIFRHHLESLQSAKKKDEAKITKAEEEFVNAQNEFEELNAQLREELPELWNSRIGCYVTIFQNMSNLRDIFYQEMSKLNQGLYSVMTKLEKQHSTKVFIVKGVASNRRSLLISAPVMSVRRLSTSSESSLDHSSMGGTTTRDEAHPPLTPSSTEAPPSPAPRVGAGEETPSHGDTQPLAETPTPSPRSEESPKDEPEIPGDTSSSLSLEQGGESKSEGDLGQSPEESQSDISPSLQTSPGVPAAADEEDASPFQHTTPSSSADPDTGSAPSQSDGETLMPVDPAASQGELDLPVDNDACASPESQQTKEATVETCPPAPETSEASAETVPPADPVSPAAPGPEGTVQGSSESSPSPDQGTTSEVPSAGPTSPAAPGVARADTQTAPDGEGVVALPTAPLSPSATLADAPQTGEAAVTITPPPQPLPRNRTLSTTAKHTVDASREVAAEGTDLAPCAPARVAVAPGHSKDADSSPCGEMPPGFMYKVRVRHSLTEDAHLPCQQGDIILVLPGKEGEPQPGECVTGVKEADWMQLKDVDRLRGTFPLELTERVDCP comes from the exons AAGCGCATTGCTAAACGTGGCCGCAAGCTGGTGGACTACGACATCTTCCGCCACCACCTGGAGTCACTGCAAAGCGCCAAGAAAAAAGACGAGGCAAAGATCACCAAG GCTGAAGAGGAGTTTGTTAACGCCCAGAACGAGTTTGAAGAATTAAATGCTCAGCTTCGTGAGGAACTGCCTGAACTGTGGAACAG CCGTATCGGATGTTACGTGACAATATTTCAGAACATGTCCAACTTGCGGGATATTTTCTACCAGGAGATGAGCAAA CTGAACCAAGGCCTGTACTCGGTGATGACCAAGCTGGAGAAGCAGCACAGCACCAAGGTGTTCATTGTCAAAGGGGTCGCCAG CAACCGCAGGTCGCTCCTTATCTCAGCGCCAGTCATGTCGGTGAGGAGACTGTCAACTTCTTCAGAAAGCAGCCTTGACCATTCATCGATGGGTGGCACCACGACAAGGGACGAGGCTCACCCTCCTCTCACCCCGTCCTCCACCGAGGCTCCACCTTCGCCCGCTCCCAGAGTGGGGGCCGGTGAAGAAACTCCAAGCCACGGGGACACCCAGCCACTGGCTGAAACTCCGACACCTTCTCCTCGCTCTGAAGAATCACCGAAGGACGAGCCGGAGATACCTGGAGATACATCTTCCTCGTTGAGTCTCGAGCAGGGCGGAGAGTCAAAGTCCGAGGGTGATTTAGGCCAGTCGCCCGAGGAGAGTCAATCCGACATCTCACCTTCTCTGCAGACCTCGCCCGGCGTTCCCGCAGCCGCTGATGAGGAGGACGCCTCACCTTTCCAACACACAACTCCTTCATCTTCCGCCGATCCGGATACGGGTTCAGCTCCGTCACAATCCGACGGTGAAACGTTGATGCCTGTGGATCCCGCGGCCTCACAAGGCGAGCTTGATCTTCCCGTGGACAATGACGCTTGCGCTTCACCTGAAAGCCAACAAACTAAGGAGGCGACCGTCGAAACCTGCCCCCCAGCGCCCGAAACCTCAGAAGCTTCTGCTGAGACAGTTCCCCCGGCCGACCCTGTGTCTCCTGCAGCCCCGGGACCTGAAGGCACGGTCCAGGGTTCTTCTGAATCCTCGCCTTCCCCCGACCAGGGTACGACCAGCGAGGTGCCCAGCGCTGGTCCCACCAGCCCAGCAGCTCCTGGAGTGGCACGGGCTGACACACAGACTGCTCCTGATGGTGAGGGGGTGGTGGCGCTCCCTaccgcccctctctctccttccgctACCCTGGCCGATGCTCCGCAGACTGGGGAAGCTGCCGTGACCATTACTCCACCACCACAGCCACTGCCCCGG AACCGGACTCTCTCCACCACGGCCAAGCACACGGTGGATGCCAGCCGGGAGGTGGCGGCTGAAGGAACTGATCTCGCCCCGTGTGCCCCAGCCCGTGTAGCGGTGGCGCCGGGCCACAGTAAGGACGCCGACAGTTCACCTTGTGGGGAGATGCCGCCTGGATTCATGTACAAG GTGAGAGTGAGGCACAGTCTGACGGAGGATGCCCATCTACCGTGCCAACAAGGTGACATCATCCTCGTGCTCCCGGGCAAGGAGGGCGAACCGCAG ccgggggaatGTGTGACGGGAGTGAAGGAAGCGGACTGGATGCAGTTGAAGGACGTGGACCGTTTGCGAGGCACCTTCCCGCTGGAGCTGACGGAGCGCGTGGATTGCCCCTGA